The following are encoded in a window of Kitasatospora sp. NBC_01250 genomic DNA:
- a CDS encoding TetR/AcrR family transcriptional regulator, producing MGREETGPARRPRGRRTQILAVAAEQFHRRGYHQVAMAEVAAAVGITAPALYRHYRGKPELLRQSVCGGLAELAAATAEVPATADASAGPAGLAAALARVALDQRALATLWQRDARLLPPAQRAELRRALRSCVTGAGRRLSAARPELGQQQAELLVWSALSAAGSLSYHTFAPPRRRFERLLTDLLLGLLAASPGPPRPVPAGRPPEGGLAGRREELLAAAVRLFDERGFDNVSTDRLGAAVGIAGPSLYKHFPAKADLLAAALVRCRERLGHEVVAVLLAAGDPAERLAEGLRAYTAFARRHRHYLGAMVSETERLAAPDRKAALDFRRDFLRIWVELLRQVHPGYDKAEARIRVHAMFALVNDGVRNSSPVGGAELAPRLDQLACVLLGVPVAGGDGPPNARGGGSASGPTPASAVSN from the coding sequence ATGGGACGGGAGGAGACCGGGCCGGCCCGCCGCCCGCGCGGTCGGCGGACGCAGATCCTCGCCGTGGCCGCCGAGCAGTTCCACCGCCGCGGCTACCACCAGGTGGCGATGGCCGAGGTGGCCGCGGCCGTCGGGATCACCGCCCCCGCGCTCTACCGGCACTACCGGGGCAAGCCCGAGCTGCTGCGCCAGTCCGTCTGCGGGGGCCTGGCGGAGCTCGCCGCCGCGACAGCGGAGGTGCCGGCGACGGCGGACGCTTCGGCCGGGCCGGCCGGGCTGGCCGCCGCGCTGGCCCGGGTGGCGCTGGACCAACGCGCCCTGGCCACCCTGTGGCAGCGCGACGCCCGGCTGCTGCCCCCGGCCCAACGGGCCGAGCTGCGCCGCGCGTTGCGCTCCTGCGTCACCGGGGCCGGTCGGCGGCTGAGCGCCGCCCGTCCGGAACTCGGCCAGCAGCAGGCCGAGTTGCTGGTCTGGTCGGCGCTCTCGGCGGCCGGCAGCCTGTCGTACCACACCTTCGCGCCGCCGCGCCGGCGCTTCGAGCGCCTGCTGACCGACCTGCTGCTCGGCCTGCTCGCCGCCTCGCCGGGCCCGCCCCGGCCGGTGCCTGCGGGGCGCCCGCCCGAGGGCGGCCTGGCCGGCCGCCGCGAGGAGCTGCTGGCGGCGGCGGTGCGGCTGTTCGACGAGCGCGGCTTCGACAACGTCAGCACCGACCGGCTCGGCGCGGCGGTCGGCATCGCGGGGCCGAGCCTCTACAAGCACTTCCCGGCCAAGGCCGACCTGCTGGCCGCGGCGCTGGTGCGCTGCCGCGAGCGGCTCGGGCACGAGGTGGTGGCGGTGCTGCTGGCCGCGGGCGATCCGGCCGAGCGGCTGGCCGAGGGGCTCCGTGCGTACACCGCCTTCGCCCGGCGCCACCGGCACTACCTGGGTGCGATGGTGAGCGAGACCGAGCGGCTGGCCGCGCCGGACCGCAAGGCGGCGCTGGACTTCCGCCGGGACTTCCTGCGGATCTGGGTGGAGCTGCTGCGCCAGGTGCACCCCGGCTACGACAAGGCCGAGGCCCGGATCCGGGTGCACGCGATGTTCGCCCTGGTCAACGACGGGGTGCGGAACAGCTCGCCGGTCGGGGGAGCCGAACTGGCGCCACGCCTTGACCAGTTGGCCTGCGTGCTGCTGGGCGTGCCGGTGGCGGGCGGCGACGGGCCGCCGAACGCCCGCGGGGGTGGGTCCGCGTCCGGACCCACCCCCGCCTCAGCGGTGTCGAACTGA
- a CDS encoding acyl-CoA dehydrogenase family protein gives MRRTVYNEDHEAFRSTIRDFIAKEVVPVYESWEAEGHPPRSFYNKLGDLGVFGIEVPEEFGGAGETGFKYQAVITEEVARAGVSFGSSGVHTGLVLPYLLEYANEEQKQRWLPGFVSGEIMTAIAMTEPGAGSDLAGISTTAKLSEDGTHYVLNGAKTFITGGALADLVLVVARTSPYDPANRRAGLSILCVDTTSEGYSVGRKLHKIGLRTSDTAELAFSDVKVPVADLLGEEGKAFSYLTHNLVQERLAIAVGGYAAAAAAVNFALQYVKDRKVFGQAVAEFQNTKFVLADCKTQVTAMQVFVDTALEQYQNGELTVADAAEAKLFCTEAAAEVIDKCLQLHGGYGYILEYPIARLYTDNRVFRIYGGTSEVMKTIIAKSLGL, from the coding sequence GTGCGCCGCACTGTGTACAACGAGGACCACGAGGCGTTCCGGAGCACCATCCGGGACTTCATCGCCAAGGAGGTCGTCCCGGTCTACGAGAGCTGGGAGGCCGAGGGCCACCCGCCGCGCTCCTTCTACAACAAGCTCGGCGACCTGGGCGTCTTCGGCATCGAGGTGCCGGAGGAGTTCGGCGGCGCGGGCGAGACCGGCTTCAAGTACCAGGCGGTGATCACCGAGGAGGTGGCCCGCGCGGGCGTGAGCTTCGGCTCCTCGGGCGTGCACACCGGTCTGGTGCTGCCCTACCTGCTGGAGTACGCCAACGAGGAGCAGAAGCAGCGCTGGCTGCCCGGCTTCGTCTCCGGCGAGATCATGACCGCGATCGCGATGACCGAGCCGGGCGCCGGCTCCGACCTCGCGGGCATCAGCACCACCGCCAAGCTCTCCGAGGACGGCACCCACTACGTCCTCAACGGCGCGAAGACCTTCATCACCGGCGGCGCGCTGGCCGACCTGGTGCTCGTGGTCGCCCGCACCAGCCCGTACGATCCGGCCAACCGCCGGGCCGGGCTGTCGATCCTCTGCGTGGACACCACGTCCGAGGGCTACTCGGTGGGCCGCAAGCTGCACAAGATCGGCCTGCGCACCTCCGACACCGCCGAGCTGGCCTTCAGCGACGTCAAGGTGCCGGTCGCCGACCTGCTCGGCGAGGAGGGCAAGGCGTTCTCCTACCTGACCCACAACCTGGTGCAGGAGCGCCTGGCGATCGCGGTCGGCGGCTACGCGGCCGCCGCCGCGGCGGTCAACTTCGCGCTGCAGTACGTCAAGGACCGCAAGGTCTTCGGCCAGGCGGTGGCCGAGTTCCAGAACACCAAGTTCGTGCTGGCCGACTGCAAGACCCAGGTCACCGCGATGCAGGTCTTCGTGGACACCGCCCTGGAGCAGTACCAGAACGGCGAGCTGACGGTGGCGGACGCCGCCGAGGCGAAGCTGTTCTGCACCGAGGCGGCGGCCGAGGTGATCGACAAGTGCCTGCAGCTGCACGGCGGGTACGGCTACATCCTGGAGTACCCGATCGCGCGGCTCTACACCGACAACCGGGTGTTCCGGATCTACGGCGGCACCAGCGAGGTCATGAAGACCATCATCGCCAAGTCGCTCGGCCTGTAA
- a CDS encoding class I adenylate-forming enzyme family protein, with product MTTPTPPGSSPAAVARARATLSAPGAPFATVDTPRGPRYADGPTVLRDFLASTRSHGERPFLLLDGRTRSYAEHYAAAAALAHRCLEHYGLRPGDRVAIAMRNLPEWQIAFWAAQLAGLIAVPLNAWWSAEELAYALDDCEPALVVADPERTERIAGWLAARGASGPRPWLLTAEVPAGSAHLDAPRTERFEQLPPPPDGVTAPEVPVSAGDDATIMYTSGTTGRPKGVVATQSAWCGAVLHPRFFLAGAHLAAGRDLGRLPAQTVLLTYPFFHVAAFSTLFPLMASGGTAVLMRRWDAEAALELIAGQRVTGYSGVPTTALGLLDAAARRGLALESLTGLSTGGAPAPPALVRRVHRQFDGRVEARNGYGLTEVCGGVIANVGARYLEHPDSIGRPAPAVQVRIAGPDGAGLPDGEVGELWLRGQSVFRGYWRAPEATSAAFSGDWFRTGDLAFRRDGELYVVDRLKDMVIRGGENVYCGEVEGVLLDHPAVAEAAVLGLPHPVLGEEVAAVVRLRPGAQADAEELRRHVGARLAAFKVPAHLVLRDEPLPRNATGKLVKGELRAALGGSPDRP from the coding sequence ATGACCACGCCCACCCCGCCCGGCAGCTCGCCGGCCGCCGTCGCCCGGGCGCGGGCGACGCTCTCGGCCCCCGGCGCCCCGTTCGCCACGGTCGACACCCCGCGCGGGCCGCGCTACGCGGACGGGCCGACCGTGCTGCGCGACTTCCTGGCGAGCACCCGGAGCCACGGCGAGCGCCCCTTCCTGCTGCTGGACGGGCGCACCCGCAGCTACGCCGAGCACTACGCGGCTGCCGCCGCCCTCGCCCACCGCTGCCTGGAGCACTACGGGCTGCGCCCCGGCGACCGGGTGGCGATCGCCATGCGCAACCTGCCCGAGTGGCAGATCGCCTTCTGGGCCGCCCAGCTCGCCGGCCTGATCGCCGTCCCACTGAACGCCTGGTGGTCGGCCGAGGAGCTGGCCTACGCGCTGGACGACTGCGAGCCCGCCCTGGTGGTGGCCGACCCGGAGCGGACCGAGCGGATCGCGGGCTGGCTGGCGGCGCGCGGCGCGAGCGGCCCGCGGCCCTGGCTGCTGACCGCGGAGGTGCCGGCGGGGTCGGCGCACCTGGACGCGCCCCGGACCGAGCGGTTCGAGCAGCTGCCGCCCCCACCGGACGGCGTGACCGCCCCCGAGGTGCCGGTCTCCGCCGGGGACGACGCCACCATCATGTACACCTCCGGCACCACCGGCCGCCCCAAGGGCGTGGTCGCCACCCAGTCCGCCTGGTGCGGCGCCGTCCTGCACCCGCGGTTCTTCCTGGCCGGCGCCCACCTGGCCGCCGGGCGCGACCTCGGCCGGCTCCCGGCGCAGACCGTGCTGCTGACCTACCCGTTCTTCCACGTGGCCGCGTTCAGCACGCTCTTCCCGCTGATGGCCAGTGGCGGCACCGCCGTGCTGATGCGCCGGTGGGACGCCGAGGCGGCACTGGAGCTGATCGCCGGGCAGCGGGTCACCGGCTACAGCGGGGTCCCGACCACCGCGCTGGGCCTGCTGGACGCGGCCGCCCGCCGCGGGCTCGCGCTGGAAAGCCTGACCGGGCTCAGCACCGGCGGCGCCCCGGCGCCGCCCGCACTGGTCCGGCGGGTCCACCGGCAGTTCGACGGACGGGTCGAGGCCCGCAACGGCTACGGCCTGACCGAGGTCTGCGGCGGCGTGATCGCCAACGTCGGCGCCCGCTACCTGGAGCACCCCGACAGCATCGGCCGGCCGGCCCCCGCGGTGCAGGTGCGGATCGCCGGTCCGGACGGCGCCGGGCTGCCGGACGGCGAGGTGGGCGAGCTGTGGCTGCGCGGGCAGTCGGTGTTCCGCGGCTACTGGCGGGCGCCCGAGGCCACCTCGGCCGCGTTCAGCGGCGACTGGTTCCGCACCGGCGACCTGGCGTTCCGGCGCGACGGCGAGCTCTACGTGGTCGACCGGCTCAAGGACATGGTGATCCGCGGCGGCGAGAACGTGTACTGCGGCGAGGTCGAGGGCGTGCTGCTGGACCACCCGGCGGTCGCGGAGGCGGCGGTGCTCGGCCTGCCGCACCCGGTACTGGGCGAGGAGGTGGCCGCGGTGGTGCGGCTGCGACCGGGCGCGCAGGCGGACGCCGAGGAGCTGCGGCGGCACGTCGGGGCCCGGCTGGCGGCGTTCAAGGTACCGGCGCACCTGGTCCTGCGGGACGAGCCGCTGCCGCGCAACGCGACCGGCAAGCTCGTCAAGGGCGAGCTGCGGGCGGCGCTGGGCGGCTCGCCGGACCGGCCCTGA
- a CDS encoding TetR/AcrR family transcriptional regulator, whose amino-acid sequence MGNREELLAGAKRCLAEKGYGRTTARDIATASGVSLAAIGYHFGSKDALLNIALIEAMGDWGETLGAALAGTAGLELTPEERFVASWDQVLGTFAESRGLWKAQFEVLAQVDHVPEIAKAMADAQGDARLGLSALFQGKAEVPDTEEEHSRGAFLQMILAGVAAQWLIAPDRVPTGRDLYRGLQLLAGGMLTPPAPAA is encoded by the coding sequence ATGGGAAACCGCGAAGAACTGCTGGCCGGCGCCAAGCGCTGCCTGGCCGAGAAGGGCTACGGCCGTACCACCGCACGGGACATCGCGACGGCCTCCGGGGTGAGCCTGGCCGCGATCGGCTACCACTTCGGCTCCAAGGACGCGCTGCTCAACATCGCGCTGATCGAGGCCATGGGTGACTGGGGCGAGACGCTGGGCGCGGCGCTGGCCGGGACGGCCGGGCTGGAGCTGACGCCCGAGGAGCGCTTCGTGGCCAGCTGGGACCAGGTGCTCGGCACCTTCGCGGAGAGCCGCGGCCTGTGGAAGGCGCAGTTCGAGGTGCTCGCCCAGGTCGACCACGTGCCGGAGATCGCCAAGGCGATGGCCGACGCCCAGGGGGACGCCCGGCTCGGGCTCTCCGCGCTCTTCCAGGGCAAGGCCGAGGTGCCGGACACCGAGGAGGAGCACTCCCGCGGCGCGTTCCTGCAGATGATCCTGGCGGGCGTCGCGGCGCAGTGGCTGATCGCGCCGGACCGGGTGCCGACCGGGCGGGACCTGTACCGCGGGCTCCAGCTCCTGGCCGGCGGCATGCTCACGCCGCCCGCGCCCGCCGCCTGA
- a CDS encoding MFS transporter yields MTATNGLAGRRAWAGLAVLLLPTLVLSMDMGVLFFAVPFISTDLRPSGTQQLWIMDMYSFLLAGLLIPMGALGDRIGRRRLLLLGAAGFAAASLLAAWSGSAAELIAARAVLGVAGATLMPSTLALIRTMFPDPKQRQAAMGAWTGALTGGATLGPVAGGLLLNHFWWGSAFLVAIPAMGLLLLLGPLLLPEYRAPRRGSFDLLGAGLSLATVLPLVYGIKTLAVDGWHPLPAAALAAGLVAGALFARRQLTCANPLIDLGLFRIRSYAGSISINTLAMFAMMGFTLFTSQYLQLVKGMSPLTAALWSLLPSTGVGAAVGISGALAGKVRPGHQMAGGFLVGAAGFALMTRVGPHSPLALILTAAGFLAAGTVGTMTLTADLIVSAAPADRAGAASATSETASELGSSLGIALLGAAGAAVYKSQLTDRLPAGLPDAAARAAHDSLGGAVTVAADLPAHSAHELLTACQSAFTDGLHLAAWIGLGCLLGGSLLASRLMRHLPKAGAAGAGAPVSTPASPQLSGVGADAGGPA; encoded by the coding sequence ATGACCGCAACCAACGGCCTCGCCGGCCGCCGCGCCTGGGCGGGCCTCGCCGTCCTCCTGCTTCCGACCCTGGTCCTCTCGATGGACATGGGCGTGCTCTTCTTCGCCGTCCCGTTCATCAGCACCGATCTGCGGCCCAGCGGCACCCAGCAGCTGTGGATCATGGACATGTACTCGTTCCTGCTGGCCGGGCTGCTCATCCCGATGGGCGCGCTGGGCGACCGGATCGGCCGGCGCCGGCTGCTGCTGCTGGGCGCCGCCGGCTTCGCCGCGGCCTCGCTGCTGGCGGCCTGGTCCGGCAGTGCGGCCGAGCTGATCGCGGCCCGGGCGGTGCTCGGCGTCGCCGGCGCCACGCTGATGCCCAGCACGCTCGCGCTGATCCGCACGATGTTCCCGGACCCCAAGCAGCGCCAGGCCGCCATGGGCGCCTGGACCGGGGCGCTGACCGGCGGCGCGACGCTCGGACCGGTGGCCGGCGGACTGCTGCTCAACCACTTCTGGTGGGGCTCGGCGTTCCTGGTCGCGATCCCGGCGATGGGCCTGCTGCTGCTCCTGGGGCCGCTGCTGCTGCCCGAGTACCGGGCGCCGCGGCGCGGGAGCTTCGACCTGCTGGGCGCCGGGCTGTCCCTGGCCACCGTGCTGCCGCTGGTCTACGGGATCAAGACGCTGGCCGTCGACGGCTGGCACCCGCTGCCCGCCGCGGCCCTGGCCGCCGGCCTGGTCGCCGGCGCGCTCTTCGCCCGGCGCCAGCTGACCTGTGCGAACCCGCTGATCGACCTCGGTCTGTTCCGGATCCGCAGCTACGCCGGCTCCATCTCGATCAACACCCTCGCGATGTTCGCCATGATGGGCTTCACCCTCTTCACCTCGCAGTACCTGCAACTGGTCAAGGGCATGAGCCCGCTGACCGCCGCGCTGTGGTCGCTGCTGCCGAGCACCGGGGTCGGCGCGGCGGTCGGGATCTCCGGCGCACTGGCGGGCAAGGTCCGGCCCGGCCACCAGATGGCCGGCGGCTTCCTGGTCGGCGCGGCCGGCTTCGCCCTGATGACCCGGGTCGGCCCGCACTCGCCGCTGGCGCTGATCCTGACCGCCGCCGGCTTCCTGGCCGCCGGGACGGTTGGCACCATGACCCTCACCGCCGACCTGATCGTCTCGGCCGCCCCCGCCGACCGGGCCGGCGCCGCCTCCGCCACCTCGGAGACCGCGAGCGAGCTGGGCAGCTCGCTGGGCATCGCGCTGCTCGGCGCGGCCGGCGCGGCGGTCTACAAGTCCCAGCTGACGGACCGGCTGCCGGCCGGGCTGCCCGACGCGGCGGCCCGGGCGGCCCACGACTCGCTGGGCGGCGCCGTCACGGTGGCGGCCGACCTGCCGGCCCACTCGGCGCACGAACTGCTGACGGCCTGCCAGTCGGCCTTCACCGACGGCCTGCACCTGGCGGCCTGGATCGGGCTGGGGTGCCTGCTGGGCGGCAGCCTGCTGGCGTCCCGGCTGATGCGGCACCTCCCGAAGGCGGGCGCGGCAGGGGCCGGCGCTCCGGTCTCCACCCCGGCATCCCCCCAGCTGAGCGGCGTGGGCGCGGACGCGGGCGGGCCGGCCTGA
- the tatA gene encoding Sec-independent protein translocase subunit TatA, whose translation MFRNGLEPWHLLVVLAVLILLFGSKKLPEMARGLGKSMRILKAETKAMREDDTPGGDTNTTANSTEQPRPAVAPVNVTKADETSKTNTTA comes from the coding sequence ATGTTCCGCAACGGTCTGGAGCCCTGGCACCTCCTCGTGGTGCTGGCTGTCCTCATCCTGCTGTTCGGCTCGAAGAAGCTGCCGGAGATGGCTCGCGGCCTGGGCAAGTCGATGCGCATCCTGAAGGCCGAGACCAAGGCGATGCGCGAGGACGACACGCCCGGCGGTGACACCAACACCACGGCGAACTCCACCGAGCAGCCGCGCCCCGCGGTGGCGCCGGTCAACGTCACCAAGGCTGACGAGACCAGCAAGACGAACACCACCGCCTGA
- a CDS encoding response regulator transcription factor, which yields MIRLVIADDQRVTREGLALLIALNEGMEVVALAGNGEEAVAAVLEHRPDVVLMDLSMPVLDGIAATAALAEQVPGTPVLVLTTYADDASIFPALRAGAKGYLTKDAGSDRIEEGIRAVHAGQTFMDPVVQQRLVAAAIGGTPPQPAADAASAAARPAAPAAATGTSAATGTTAPAQDDGLTEREREVLVLIAAGLSNQEIAERLYLGQATVKTHINRIFAKTGARDRAQAVRYAYRAGLVPADGA from the coding sequence ATGATCCGCCTGGTGATCGCCGACGACCAGCGCGTCACCCGCGAGGGGCTGGCGCTGCTGATCGCTCTGAACGAGGGCATGGAGGTGGTCGCGCTGGCCGGCAACGGCGAGGAGGCGGTCGCGGCCGTCCTGGAGCACCGGCCCGACGTCGTCCTGATGGACCTCTCGATGCCGGTGCTGGACGGCATCGCCGCCACCGCCGCGCTGGCCGAGCAGGTGCCCGGCACGCCCGTCCTGGTGCTCACCACCTACGCCGACGACGCCTCGATCTTCCCGGCGCTGCGGGCCGGCGCCAAGGGCTACCTGACCAAGGACGCCGGCTCGGACCGGATCGAGGAGGGCATCCGGGCCGTGCATGCCGGGCAGACCTTCATGGATCCGGTGGTCCAGCAGCGCCTGGTCGCCGCCGCCATCGGTGGCACCCCGCCGCAGCCCGCCGCTGACGCCGCCTCAGCGGCTGCCCGGCCCGCGGCCCCCGCCGCCGCGACCGGCACGTCCGCGGCGACCGGCACGACCGCGCCGGCCCAGGACGACGGGCTGACGGAGCGCGAGCGCGAGGTGCTGGTGCTGATCGCGGCCGGCCTGTCCAACCAGGAGATCGCCGAGCGCCTCTACCTCGGCCAGGCGACGGTCAAGACCCACATCAACCGGATCTTCGCCAAGACCGGCGCGCGGGACCGGGCGCAAGCCGTCCGCTACGCCTACCGCGCCGGGCTGGTCCCCGCCGACGGCGCTTAG
- a CDS encoding sensor histidine kinase yields MASTAWGGDEDERSTVTLAQPGSDPAVSARIALAQVRIDQRRKRQVSRLRPLSWLLLVAVGVSAWTSSVTPGLTGRHLAVSLALLTFAVPTALAGAGRWPGRDERGPRVVLILLISLAALTLTALVPSGILNVLPVSGAVMLGFIRLDLRPALLISGTTTVLLVLLLALTVDDPVETITSSVLLCVVLAVTARLMQQSREGQDRTELLFAELEDAWEAETRAAAGAERVRIARELHDVLAQSLSALAIQLEGARKLAERDQVAPLLQQVINRSVELTRDGLDEARQAVGALRAEHLPGLAEVAPLVERSARDLDLVLAFSVLGSARPGEPQAEFALYRGVQEALTNVARYARGSRTSVVLDYRRGGRVTVSVTNTAGTATAPATAVTGGGGNGLRGMRERVERVGGTAEAGPVGDGWRVEMEVPG; encoded by the coding sequence ATGGCGAGCACAGCGTGGGGCGGCGACGAGGACGAACGGTCCACCGTGACCCTGGCGCAGCCCGGCAGCGACCCGGCGGTCAGCGCGCGGATCGCGCTCGCACAGGTCCGGATCGACCAGCGGCGCAAGCGGCAGGTGTCCCGGTTGCGCCCGCTCAGCTGGCTGCTGCTGGTCGCCGTCGGCGTCTCCGCCTGGACCAGCTCGGTCACCCCGGGGCTGACCGGCCGTCACCTGGCCGTCAGCCTGGCCCTGCTCACCTTCGCCGTGCCGACGGCGCTGGCCGGGGCCGGTCGGTGGCCGGGCCGGGACGAGCGGGGGCCGCGGGTCGTGCTGATCCTGCTGATCTCGCTGGCCGCGCTCACCCTCACCGCCCTGGTGCCCTCCGGCATCCTGAACGTGCTGCCGGTCTCCGGCGCCGTGATGCTCGGCTTCATCCGGCTGGACCTGCGCCCGGCGCTGCTGATCAGCGGCACGACCACGGTGCTGCTCGTGCTGCTGCTGGCCCTGACCGTCGACGACCCGGTGGAGACGATCACCTCCTCGGTGCTGCTCTGCGTGGTGCTGGCCGTCACCGCCCGGCTGATGCAGCAGAGCCGGGAGGGCCAGGACCGCACCGAACTGCTCTTCGCCGAGCTGGAGGACGCCTGGGAGGCGGAGACCAGGGCGGCGGCCGGCGCCGAGCGGGTCAGGATCGCCCGCGAGCTGCACGACGTGCTGGCCCAGTCGCTCTCCGCGCTGGCGATCCAGCTGGAGGGGGCCCGCAAGCTGGCCGAGCGCGACCAGGTCGCCCCGCTGCTCCAGCAGGTGATCAACCGCTCGGTGGAGCTGACCCGGGACGGTCTGGACGAGGCCCGGCAGGCGGTGGGCGCGCTGCGCGCCGAGCACCTGCCGGGCCTCGCCGAGGTCGCCCCGCTGGTCGAGCGCAGCGCCCGCGACCTGGACCTCGTCCTCGCGTTCAGCGTGCTGGGCAGCGCCCGCCCGGGTGAGCCGCAGGCCGAGTTCGCGCTCTACCGCGGTGTCCAGGAGGCGCTGACCAACGTGGCCCGCTACGCACGCGGCTCGCGCACCTCGGTGGTGCTCGACTACCGCCGGGGCGGCCGGGTGACCGTCAGCGTCACCAACACCGCGGGCACCGCGACCGCCCCGGCCACCGCGGTCACCGGGGGCGGCGGCAACGGGCTGCGCGGGATGCGCGAGCGGGTCGAGCGGGTCGGCGGCACCGCCGAGGCCGGTCCGGTCGGGGACGGCTGGCGGGTCGAGATGGAGGTCCCGGGATGA
- a CDS encoding double zinc ribbon domain-containing protein, producing the protein MTTEIYFSNNHRDLCEQYGTGAGFQFEFNCQRCYDAWRSPFEAFTTGRAAGWVNKGVSAAWSVLNGNGGTITNAVDGLAGAGWGRAKDAAFERAIGAAQGHFHRCARCTQHVCDTCWNPAQGLCQVCAPDTAAEAEAARRRGLNDQVTQRAYQAGQEAGNAYDVGTERQLVCPQCNAETHGGAFCAGCGHKLADPAGCRSCQAAVPAGAAFCPGCGSRQ; encoded by the coding sequence GTGACCACCGAGATCTACTTCAGCAACAACCACCGCGACCTGTGCGAGCAGTACGGCACCGGCGCGGGCTTCCAGTTCGAGTTCAACTGCCAGCGCTGCTACGACGCCTGGAGATCGCCGTTCGAGGCGTTCACCACCGGGCGGGCGGCCGGCTGGGTCAACAAGGGGGTCAGCGCGGCCTGGAGCGTGCTCAACGGCAACGGCGGCACCATCACCAACGCCGTCGACGGCCTGGCGGGCGCCGGCTGGGGCCGGGCCAAGGACGCCGCCTTCGAGCGGGCGATCGGCGCCGCACAGGGCCACTTCCACCGCTGCGCCCGGTGCACCCAGCACGTCTGCGACACGTGCTGGAACCCGGCCCAGGGCCTGTGCCAGGTCTGCGCGCCGGACACCGCCGCCGAGGCCGAGGCGGCCCGCCGCCGCGGGCTCAACGACCAGGTGACCCAGCGCGCCTACCAGGCCGGGCAGGAGGCCGGGAACGCCTACGACGTGGGCACCGAGCGGCAGCTGGTCTGCCCGCAGTGCAACGCCGAGACGCACGGCGGGGCGTTCTGCGCCGGCTGCGGCCACAAGCTGGCCGATCCGGCGGGCTGCCGCTCCTGCCAGGCGGCCGTGCCCGCGGGCGCGGCCTTCTGCCCCGGCTGCGGCAGCCGGCAGTAG
- a CDS encoding MmcQ/YjbR family DNA-binding protein, which yields MSVRALWQHAAQQAPAAAPRAAGAERGTRVATVEQVRAAALALPRTSEHLIRDRVKFRVGRIVYLALSRDETVLGFAFPREERELLLATEPGVYLPPEPADERFNWLQLRLAAVPEAELREIVLDAWRMVVPKRVAAEHEAAHPAALPPGPALAELRFAAGVFAGLGAVDAGWERWAAVVAAAPDLARPEHRAALHRWLNSWGCRIRYPREGEPDLFSAALKGWWAAHGAELPDASLAVLTEGQLDALAAAYAELAALRVSPSRTLGPTAAAKALYALRPAAVMPWDAAIAQRLHGSRDGAAFRRHLACGRRWARAVIAESGLDEGELPRELGRPAVSLAKVLDDYLYVTITAGITAAP from the coding sequence GTGAGTGTCCGCGCACTGTGGCAGCATGCCGCCCAGCAGGCTCCGGCAGCAGCGCCGCGGGCCGCCGGGGCGGAACGGGGCACACGGGTGGCGACGGTCGAGCAGGTCCGGGCGGCGGCGCTGGCGCTGCCGCGCACGAGCGAGCACCTGATCCGGGACCGGGTGAAGTTCCGGGTCGGCCGGATCGTCTACCTGGCGCTGTCCAGGGACGAGACGGTGCTCGGTTTCGCCTTCCCCCGGGAGGAGCGGGAGCTGCTGCTCGCCACCGAACCCGGGGTCTACCTGCCGCCGGAGCCGGCCGACGAGCGCTTCAACTGGCTGCAACTGCGGCTGGCGGCGGTCCCGGAGGCGGAGCTGCGCGAGATCGTGCTGGACGCCTGGCGGATGGTGGTGCCCAAGCGGGTGGCCGCCGAGCACGAGGCCGCGCACCCCGCTGCCCTGCCGCCGGGCCCGGCCCTGGCCGAACTCCGCTTCGCCGCAGGAGTGTTCGCCGGTCTCGGGGCGGTCGACGCGGGCTGGGAGCGGTGGGCCGCGGTGGTGGCCGCGGCGCCCGACCTCGCCCGCCCCGAGCACCGCGCGGCCCTGCACCGCTGGCTCAACTCCTGGGGCTGCCGCATCCGTTACCCGCGCGAGGGCGAGCCCGACCTGTTCTCCGCCGCGCTCAAGGGCTGGTGGGCCGCGCACGGCGCCGAGCTGCCCGATGCCTCGCTCGCCGTGCTGACGGAGGGTCAGCTCGACGCACTGGCCGCGGCCTATGCCGAGCTGGCGGCGCTGCGCGTCTCACCGAGCCGTACTCTCGGGCCGACCGCCGCCGCCAAGGCGCTCTACGCGCTGCGCCCGGCGGCCGTGATGCCCTGGGATGCGGCGATCGCCCAGCGGCTGCACGGCTCCCGGGACGGCGCGGCGTTCCGCCGCCACCTGGCCTGCGGGCGCCGCTGGGCCCGCGCGGTGATCGCCGAATCCGGCCTGGACGAGGGCGAGTTGCCGCGCGAGCTGGGCCGGCCCGCGGTGTCGCTGGCCAAGGTGCTGGATGACTACCTGTATGTCACGATCACCGCCGGGATCACCGCCGCGCCGTAG